A genomic segment from Vibrio panuliri encodes:
- a CDS encoding DNA mismatch repair protein translates to MVAMKIHWPPAWLLVLIGLVLNILAILLSSIVLEDLGSQMSDLDEQKQENRYSIQLAWNRVETLERKKELLTLYFSNDLRGQAPELNSPLSGQTPSPLSGQTPLFEALERELSRQLSDWVGDELPELQVTHLHQIMSLIEQAQKEQREYIDEVYLQNLTINEGLVSLDKRIAWYRSIGLFLQVFGLALILARDLAR, encoded by the coding sequence TTGGTAGCGATGAAGATACACTGGCCGCCAGCTTGGCTTTTGGTGCTGATAGGATTAGTGCTCAATATATTGGCTATTTTATTGTCGAGCATTGTGCTTGAAGATCTGGGCAGCCAAATGAGTGATTTGGATGAGCAAAAGCAAGAAAACCGCTACTCAATCCAGCTTGCATGGAATCGAGTCGAAACGTTGGAGCGAAAAAAAGAGCTGCTTACCCTCTATTTCTCCAACGACTTACGAGGACAGGCACCAGAACTTAACTCGCCGTTATCAGGACAGACACCATCGCCGTTATCAGGACAGACACCATTATTTGAGGCTTTAGAGCGAGAGCTCAGCCGCCAGCTTAGTGACTGGGTTGGCGATGAGTTACCTGAGCTGCAGGTGACTCACCTTCACCAGATCATGTCGCTAATTGAACAGGCACAGAAAGAGCAGCGGGAATATATTGATGAAGTTTACCTGCAAAACTTGACCATCAATGAAGGCTTGGTGTCTCTAGATAAGCGCATCGCTTGGTATCGGAGTATTGGCTTATTTTTGCAGGTATTTGGCTTGGCGTTAATTTTAGCGAGAGATTTAGCGCGTTAA
- a CDS encoding MAPEG family protein has protein sequence MITALYASLLALLMIWLAVQVIKQRRKNRIAYADGGIEGLQVARSAQGNAVDYIPITVILLALIEYNGANVLLIHGLGIIFLVGRVLHARAILAQELKGRINGMKLTFAVMFALVVLNLVYLPFDKLW, from the coding sequence ATGATTACAGCACTTTACGCCTCTTTACTCGCACTACTGATGATCTGGTTAGCGGTTCAGGTGATCAAACAACGACGCAAAAATCGCATTGCTTATGCTGATGGCGGTATCGAGGGCTTGCAAGTCGCACGTAGTGCGCAAGGCAATGCCGTCGACTACATACCAATCACAGTGATTCTGCTGGCTTTAATCGAGTATAACGGCGCCAACGTCTTACTGATTCATGGCTTAGGGATTATATTTCTTGTCGGCCGAGTGTTGCATGCTCGAGCGATTCTTGCCCAAGAGCTTAAAGGGCGCATTAATGGTATGAAGCTGACATTCGCCGTGATGTTCGCGCTGGTGGTGCTCAACTTAGTCTATTTACCGTTTGATAAGCTTTGGTAG
- a CDS encoding glycogen/starch/alpha-glucan phosphorylase has translation MKPIQQNQFDKASFQNSVKKHLSSTYATTVEKASSRAWYLAMGRALAELTTFDLLETEQDEKIRNAKSVNYLSLEFLIGRLTGNNLISMGLYEHVAQAMAELGQNLTDLLEEERDPSLGNGGLGRLAACFMDSLAAQEFPTVGYGLHYEYGLFKQSFVQGHQQEAPDAWCGVEGYPWEIARPELAQEIGFYGHVEVEQVNGREVRRWVPGMTVQAMPWDIPIVGYQSETVYPLRLWECRAIAPFSLESFNNGNYFEAQHALIDAGNITKVLYPNDNHEKGKTLRLMQQYFHSASSVRDILRRHEEAGHTLASLPKFETIQLNDTHPTIAIPELMRILVDEKGMGWDESWAICSKTFAYTNHTLLPEALETWSESLIQRLLPRHMEIIYHINHLFLKEVREKWPGDVAKQRKLSIIQEGFHRMVRMANLCVVGSYAVNGVAALHSELVKRDLFPEFHELYPNRLQNVTNGITPRRWLKFCNPGLSQLISEKIGDDWAADLDRLEAISQFADDKAFQQQFMAVKKANKQRLADWVKANMDIELDTNAIFDVQIKRLHEYKRQHLNMLHILSLYHRLLNDADFDMVPRVFIFAAKAAPGYHLAKQIIYAINKIAEKVNNDPRINNKLKVVFMPDYRVSMAEIIIPAADVSEQISTAGKEASGTGNMKMALNGALTIGTMDGANVEIREEVGDDNIYIFGLEVDEVERLHASGYNPYAYYNADPLLKASLDLLIGDEFTPGEPGKLGATYDSVLDGGDPYLVLADFASYVAAHEAIDSQYRDQSGWAKKAILNTALVGKFSSDRSIRDYVNNIWQLESVKR, from the coding sequence ATGAAACCAATACAGCAGAATCAATTCGACAAAGCTTCATTCCAAAATAGTGTTAAGAAACACCTGAGTTCAACTTACGCAACAACAGTAGAGAAGGCGTCTAGCCGCGCATGGTACCTAGCAATGGGGCGAGCGTTGGCAGAGTTAACCACATTTGATTTGTTAGAGACCGAGCAAGACGAAAAAATCCGCAATGCAAAGAGCGTCAACTATCTCTCCCTTGAATTTTTGATTGGTCGCTTAACGGGCAACAATCTAATTAGTATGGGTCTGTATGAGCATGTTGCACAAGCCATGGCGGAGTTGGGGCAGAATCTGACCGATCTCTTAGAAGAAGAACGCGATCCTTCTTTAGGCAACGGGGGGTTAGGACGACTGGCTGCATGTTTTATGGACTCGCTCGCAGCACAAGAGTTTCCGACGGTGGGCTACGGCTTACACTATGAATACGGGCTTTTTAAACAATCTTTTGTACAAGGACATCAGCAAGAAGCGCCAGATGCATGGTGTGGTGTTGAGGGATACCCGTGGGAAATTGCTCGCCCAGAGTTGGCGCAAGAAATTGGCTTCTATGGGCACGTTGAGGTGGAGCAGGTCAATGGGCGTGAGGTCCGTCGTTGGGTGCCGGGGATGACAGTGCAGGCGATGCCATGGGATATTCCTATTGTCGGTTATCAGAGTGAAACCGTATACCCTCTAAGGCTTTGGGAATGTCGAGCAATTGCTCCGTTCTCGTTAGAGAGCTTTAATAATGGTAACTATTTTGAAGCTCAACACGCGCTAATTGATGCTGGCAACATCACTAAAGTGTTGTACCCCAATGACAACCACGAGAAAGGTAAAACGCTGCGCTTGATGCAGCAATACTTCCACAGTGCTTCATCAGTGCGTGATATTTTACGTCGTCATGAAGAAGCGGGGCACACCTTAGCGTCTTTGCCGAAGTTTGAAACCATTCAACTTAATGATACTCACCCAACCATCGCCATTCCTGAGTTGATGCGTATTTTGGTCGATGAAAAAGGTATGGGCTGGGATGAGTCATGGGCCATTTGCTCAAAAACTTTTGCCTACACCAACCACACGTTACTACCGGAAGCACTTGAAACGTGGAGCGAATCTCTGATTCAGCGTTTATTGCCGCGCCATATGGAGATCATCTACCACATTAACCACTTGTTCTTGAAAGAAGTGCGAGAGAAGTGGCCAGGCGATGTTGCTAAGCAACGTAAATTGTCGATTATTCAAGAAGGTTTCCACCGAATGGTGCGAATGGCGAACTTGTGTGTGGTTGGCTCTTACGCGGTGAACGGGGTGGCAGCTTTGCACTCTGAGCTAGTAAAACGCGACTTGTTCCCTGAGTTTCACGAGCTATACCCGAACCGTCTACAAAATGTCACCAATGGTATTACACCGCGCCGTTGGCTCAAATTCTGTAACCCAGGGTTAAGCCAACTGATTAGCGAGAAAATTGGGGATGATTGGGCTGCCGATCTTGACCGGCTTGAGGCGATTTCTCAGTTTGCCGATGACAAAGCGTTTCAGCAGCAGTTTATGGCGGTCAAAAAAGCCAATAAACAACGCCTAGCCGATTGGGTGAAAGCGAATATGGATATTGAGCTGGATACCAACGCTATTTTTGATGTTCAGATCAAGCGTTTGCATGAGTACAAGCGTCAGCATTTGAATATGCTGCACATCTTATCGCTATATCACCGTTTACTAAACGATGCTGATTTTGACATGGTGCCACGCGTCTTTATCTTTGCCGCTAAAGCTGCACCGGGTTACCACCTTGCCAAACAGATCATCTATGCGATCAATAAGATTGCAGAGAAGGTGAACAACGACCCACGCATTAATAACAAGCTTAAAGTGGTGTTTATGCCCGATTATCGCGTCAGCATGGCGGAGATTATTATTCCCGCCGCTGATGTGTCTGAGCAGATCTCTACTGCAGGTAAAGAAGCCTCCGGTACCGGTAATATGAAAATGGCACTAAATGGTGCATTAACCATAGGTACTATGGATGGGGCGAACGTTGAGATCCGTGAAGAAGTGGGAGACGACAATATCTACATCTTTGGTTTAGAGGTGGATGAGGTCGAGCGTCTGCATGCCTCTGGTTATAACCCATATGCTTACTATAATGCTGACCCGCTTTTAAAAGCATCGTTGGATCTGCTGATTGGTGATGAGTTTACCCCAGGAGAGCCTGGTAAGCTTGGCGCAACCTACGATAGCGTGCTTGATGGTGGTGATCCGTATCTAGTGCTGGCAGATTTTGCTTCTTACGTCGCAGCTCATGAAGCGATTGATAGCCAATATCGAGACCAATCCGGTTGGGCGAAGAAAGCCATTCTCAACACCGCGTTAGTTGGCAAATTTAGCTCAGATCGCAGCATTAGAGACTACGTTAATAACATTTGGCAGCTAGAAAGCGTTAAACGTTAA
- a CDS encoding TetR/AcrR family transcriptional regulator, protein MNKGRLTREAILTTAFELASKNGLESLTVGELAKQCGMSKSGLFAHFNSKENMQLSVLEHANSVFAARVIEPARSLGDEDIIHKLKALLDLWLGWNHSFQGSCMFLDAWKETGSKETPIQQQLKATILRWIDYLTIQLRKGRDNGQFREDLDCQQATFELYGLYLSAHLFYSLRGEEASQAHFWQGIDRLIADWSKQKTV, encoded by the coding sequence ATGAATAAAGGTCGATTGACTCGTGAAGCAATATTAACCACGGCATTTGAACTGGCGAGTAAGAATGGCCTAGAAAGCCTGACGGTTGGTGAGTTGGCAAAGCAGTGTGGAATGTCTAAAAGCGGCTTGTTTGCTCATTTTAACTCGAAAGAGAACATGCAACTGTCTGTGCTGGAGCACGCCAACTCCGTGTTTGCCGCTCGAGTGATTGAGCCAGCGCGTAGCTTGGGGGACGAGGACATTATTCACAAGCTAAAAGCTTTATTGGATCTTTGGTTAGGTTGGAACCACTCCTTCCAAGGGAGTTGCATGTTTTTGGATGCATGGAAAGAGACCGGAAGCAAAGAGACACCGATTCAGCAACAGCTCAAAGCGACCATTTTGAGATGGATTGACTACTTAACCATCCAACTGCGCAAAGGGCGAGATAACGGCCAGTTTAGAGAGGATCTGGATTGTCAGCAGGCAACTTTCGAGCTTTATGGGCTTTATCTGAGCGCGCATTTGTTTTATTCCCTGCGAGGAGAAGAAGCAAGTCAAGCCCATTTCTGGCAAGGCATTGATCGGTTAATTGCTGACTGGTCAAAGCAAAAAACAGTATAG
- the glgB gene encoding 1,4-alpha-glucan branching protein GlgB → MQAYNQLSDASFSDPFAFLGPYINASQTSLRVWMPGADKVEVVLDDSMRIPLTRETEGGFVLSQQRDLRFTHYQLAVDWSGVEQIVDDPYQYHAIYAEYDDLHTPKNMYHHMGAQFITLERDGQMVSGVRFLVYAPHASACSLIADFNHWDGRRTPMQRLDYGIWGIFIPNLTEGVRYKFELKGPHGERVAHKADPWGCFAEQYPSFSSVTYDHQRYQWQDSVWQQRPVSDKRKQALAFYELHAGSWRRDENGQFLNYRQLADQLVPYLLDLGYTHVELMPVSEHPFYGSWGYQPVGLFAPTSRFGTPDDFKYFVDTCHQAGIGVVLDWVPAHFPSDDHGLANFDGTPLFHDPDPRRGWHQDWNSYIYDMSREHVRRFLVSNALYWFEQFHIDGIRVDAVASMLYLDYSRSHDQWVANIDGGNENYDAIATLKWMNEEVYKHFPNAMTIAEESTAFPGVSAPTYLGGLGFGFKWNMGWMHDSLAYIKEDPVHRKYHHNTITFPLIYAHSENYVLSLSHDEVVYGKGSIHNKMPGDEWQQTANLRAYYGYMYGQPGKKLNFMGAELGQTAEWNHDDQLQWFLLEFERHKGVQDLTRDLNALYRQEAALHQLDCEPSGFEWRLQDAADDSILAHERMSETGERILVISNFTPVPHNEFLLGVPVAGCYQLLLNTDSAKYHGSDYPVVEQIETVSKSCQGLAQSLALSLPPLSTLFYKLVK, encoded by the coding sequence ATGCAGGCTTATAACCAGCTTTCTGATGCCTCTTTTTCTGACCCATTTGCCTTTTTGGGCCCATATATAAATGCCTCGCAAACTTCGTTGCGGGTGTGGATGCCGGGCGCAGATAAGGTGGAAGTGGTGCTTGATGATAGTATGCGTATCCCACTTACGCGTGAAACTGAGGGTGGCTTTGTTTTATCGCAGCAACGCGATTTACGCTTTACTCACTATCAACTTGCGGTTGATTGGTCAGGCGTTGAACAAATTGTTGATGACCCATACCAATACCATGCAATTTACGCCGAGTATGACGATCTGCATACGCCAAAGAATATGTATCATCATATGGGGGCGCAGTTCATCACGCTTGAACGTGATGGACAAATGGTTTCTGGGGTTCGCTTTCTGGTTTATGCGCCACATGCCAGTGCGTGTAGCTTGATTGCTGACTTTAACCATTGGGATGGGCGTCGTACGCCGATGCAGCGTTTAGATTACGGTATTTGGGGGATCTTTATACCTAATCTCACGGAAGGTGTTCGCTACAAGTTCGAACTAAAAGGACCGCATGGTGAACGTGTTGCTCATAAAGCGGATCCTTGGGGTTGTTTTGCAGAGCAGTACCCTTCGTTCTCTTCGGTCACTTATGATCATCAGCGCTATCAATGGCAAGACAGTGTTTGGCAGCAACGCCCTGTCAGTGATAAGCGTAAGCAAGCATTGGCATTTTATGAGTTGCATGCAGGCTCTTGGCGTCGTGACGAAAACGGACAATTTTTAAACTATCGGCAGTTGGCTGATCAGCTCGTACCGTATTTGCTTGATTTAGGTTATACCCATGTTGAGTTAATGCCTGTCTCTGAGCATCCGTTTTACGGCTCTTGGGGGTATCAGCCGGTCGGTTTGTTTGCCCCAACGAGTCGTTTCGGTACCCCAGATGACTTTAAATACTTTGTTGATACTTGTCACCAAGCCGGCATAGGCGTAGTGCTTGATTGGGTACCTGCACATTTCCCGTCTGACGATCATGGCTTAGCAAATTTTGACGGCACTCCGTTATTCCACGATCCTGACCCACGTCGCGGCTGGCACCAAGACTGGAACTCATACATCTACGATATGAGCCGCGAGCATGTGCGTCGCTTCTTGGTATCCAACGCGCTATATTGGTTTGAGCAATTCCATATTGATGGTATCCGTGTTGATGCAGTGGCATCAATGCTCTATCTAGATTATTCCCGTAGCCATGATCAGTGGGTGGCTAATATCGACGGTGGTAACGAAAACTACGACGCAATTGCGACATTAAAGTGGATGAACGAAGAAGTGTATAAACACTTCCCAAATGCGATGACAATTGCAGAAGAATCGACGGCATTCCCTGGTGTATCGGCGCCTACCTACCTTGGTGGCTTAGGATTTGGTTTTAAATGGAATATGGGCTGGATGCACGACAGTCTTGCCTACATAAAAGAAGACCCTGTCCATCGTAAATATCATCACAACACCATTACTTTCCCATTGATTTACGCCCACAGTGAAAATTATGTATTGTCGTTGTCTCACGATGAAGTTGTGTATGGCAAAGGTTCGATTCATAACAAAATGCCGGGCGATGAGTGGCAGCAAACCGCTAACCTCAGAGCCTATTACGGATATATGTATGGTCAGCCGGGTAAGAAGCTCAACTTTATGGGCGCTGAGCTTGGGCAAACTGCCGAATGGAACCATGATGACCAACTGCAATGGTTCCTGCTGGAGTTTGAACGACATAAAGGGGTTCAAGATCTTACCCGAGATCTCAATGCCCTATACCGTCAAGAGGCGGCTCTGCATCAGCTTGACTGTGAACCGAGTGGTTTTGAGTGGCGGTTACAAGACGCAGCAGATGACAGTATTCTCGCCCATGAGCGGATGAGCGAAACAGGCGAGCGTATTTTGGTGATCTCCAACTTCACTCCAGTGCCACACAATGAGTTTTTACTGGGTGTACCAGTTGCTGGGTGCTACCAACTGCTGCTCAATACTGACAGCGCTAAGTACCATGGTAGTGATTATCCGGTTGTGGAGCAGATAGAGACGGTGAGTAAGAGTTGCCAAGGTTTGGCTCAGTCACTGGCGTTGAGCTTACCGCCACTCTCAACGCTGTTTTACAAACTGGTTAAGTAA
- a CDS encoding alpha/beta fold hydrolase has translation MSEKIYFNTSSKFSFKRSLVNMSTRLHHRLAPRHAENTARKLLLTPVRTKPKNAVPAGMVKGKVESKEGTLITYSLGSGPVWVLTHGWSGTASQYFPLMEHIASRGYTALAYDHPGHGESGGVYGHIPAFVGGLEAILDSVDDVAGLVGHSMGTASAIECHHQKLVDKPLLLIAPVLDYLDNLFGSVARSGYSMRLFHAVVEEVQESYRYPIQSIDPYSKLNLRRSPTIIVHDEADKFTKFSVSQRAAQEMENVSLVATQGQGHGRVMKCEQVLASFDKLIDKS, from the coding sequence ATGAGTGAGAAGATTTATTTTAATACTTCAAGTAAGTTCAGCTTCAAACGAAGTCTAGTCAATATGTCGACTCGGCTGCATCACCGCCTTGCCCCGAGACATGCAGAGAATACAGCGCGCAAGTTGTTGTTAACCCCAGTGCGTACTAAGCCTAAAAATGCGGTGCCAGCGGGAATGGTGAAAGGGAAGGTGGAATCGAAAGAAGGGACATTGATCACCTACTCATTAGGCAGTGGCCCCGTTTGGGTGCTTACCCATGGCTGGTCTGGCACAGCCAGTCAGTACTTTCCGCTCATGGAGCATATTGCGAGTAGAGGCTACACCGCGTTAGCGTACGATCATCCCGGTCATGGTGAAAGTGGCGGTGTCTATGGGCATATTCCGGCGTTTGTTGGTGGACTAGAGGCAATTTTAGATAGTGTTGATGATGTAGCTGGATTAGTGGGGCACAGCATGGGTACCGCATCTGCCATTGAGTGCCATCATCAAAAATTAGTTGATAAACCCTTGTTGCTTATCGCGCCAGTGCTTGATTATCTCGACAACTTATTTGGCAGTGTGGCGCGTTCCGGCTACTCGATGCGTTTGTTTCATGCTGTGGTGGAAGAGGTACAAGAGTCATACCGCTATCCTATTCAGTCAATAGACCCTTACAGCAAGTTGAACCTTCGTCGCTCCCCAACCATTATCGTTCACGACGAAGCCGATAAGTTTACCAAGTTTTCGGTTTCTCAGCGTGCAGCGCAAGAGATGGAGAATGTCAGCTTAGTCGCGACACAAGGTCAAGGACATGGTCGCGTGATGAAGTGTGAGCAGGTGTTGGCGAGTTTTGATAAGTTAATAGATAAATCATAA
- the malQ gene encoding 4-alpha-glucanotransferase: MISNTVLKQAADAANIADSYISAWGSEANVEQESILRLLAALGYDTKDDQALLASCAQKAQLDVLAPVVVLKQNQAFEFALNIGKTARESDFKWSIQTELGERLEGEVSANIVRDDRATGGALVVALPTELPWGYHQLIVEKKRRKTPYQARLIVTPQACFKQPSMDQGKKMWGPSIQLYTLKSSHNWGMGDFGDLKQLVAEIASRGGDFVGLNPIHSLFPANPEAASPYSPSSRRWLNILYIDVSAVPEFALSSQAQQMVGSAEFQQRLQSVRDTHWVNYSEVAALKLSVLPMLFAEFKTRHIDTDSERASQFLEFVELGGESLLHQAAFDALHAELHQQDSSIWGWPVFPAQYQRFSNQAVQDYIENNRDQVHLYMYLQWIADCQVQEAQQLAQSKGMSVGLYRDLAVGVADSGAETWADEGNLVQDVSIGAPPDILGPLGQNWGLPPLNPERLQATGYQAYIDLLRANMKHCGSLRIDHVLGLLRLWWIPKGENATKGAYLYYPVEEMLAILALESHRHQCSVIGEDLGTVPEEIVDKLREAGVHSYKVFFFETSSEDGGYLSPAHYAGQSMSALCTHDMPTLRGFWHCDDLKLGKELGLYPDEEQLQGLFDARLKSKQGILDSVAWHGYLPDGVGRDASLVPMDRYLAEALQLHVAAGASTLLSVQLEDWLEMDQPVNIPGTVNEYPNWRRKLSMDLEQLFSVDAVNQIADKLSQVRSSAS, from the coding sequence ATGATCAGTAATACCGTACTTAAACAGGCGGCTGATGCTGCCAATATCGCCGACTCATACATCAGTGCTTGGGGAAGTGAAGCCAATGTAGAGCAAGAGAGTATTTTACGTTTACTTGCCGCATTGGGTTACGACACCAAAGATGACCAAGCGTTACTGGCAAGCTGTGCCCAAAAAGCCCAGCTTGATGTGTTAGCGCCCGTTGTTGTGCTTAAGCAAAATCAAGCATTTGAATTTGCTCTCAATATCGGAAAAACAGCTCGTGAGAGTGATTTTAAGTGGTCAATCCAAACTGAACTGGGCGAAAGACTGGAAGGGGAAGTGAGCGCGAATATTGTGCGCGATGACCGAGCCACTGGCGGCGCACTTGTCGTGGCACTGCCAACCGAGTTGCCGTGGGGTTATCACCAATTAATCGTTGAGAAAAAAAGACGTAAGACCCCTTATCAAGCTCGTTTGATTGTCACACCGCAAGCGTGCTTTAAACAGCCTTCTATGGATCAAGGCAAAAAAATGTGGGGGCCCAGCATTCAGCTCTACACGTTAAAAAGTAGCCATAACTGGGGCATGGGAGATTTTGGTGACCTCAAACAACTGGTGGCAGAGATTGCATCCCGAGGTGGCGACTTTGTTGGGCTAAACCCCATTCATTCACTGTTTCCAGCAAACCCAGAAGCGGCAAGTCCGTATAGCCCCTCATCACGCCGTTGGCTGAACATTCTCTATATTGATGTGAGTGCCGTCCCAGAGTTTGCTTTGAGCAGTCAAGCTCAGCAAATGGTCGGCAGCGCTGAGTTTCAACAACGTTTACAGAGTGTTCGAGATACGCATTGGGTGAATTACAGTGAAGTCGCGGCGTTGAAACTCAGCGTTTTGCCTATGCTATTCGCTGAGTTCAAAACTCGCCATATCGACACTGATAGTGAGCGAGCGAGCCAGTTTCTTGAGTTTGTCGAGTTAGGTGGGGAGAGCTTGTTGCATCAGGCGGCCTTTGATGCATTGCATGCCGAACTTCACCAGCAAGACAGTTCGATTTGGGGCTGGCCGGTTTTTCCAGCGCAATACCAGCGTTTTAGTAACCAAGCGGTTCAGGATTATATCGAAAATAATCGTGACCAAGTCCATCTGTATATGTATCTACAGTGGATTGCGGATTGTCAGGTGCAAGAAGCACAACAACTGGCGCAAAGCAAAGGTATGTCAGTTGGCTTGTATCGTGACTTGGCTGTCGGTGTGGCTGACTCAGGAGCGGAAACTTGGGCTGATGAAGGCAACTTAGTACAAGATGTTAGCATTGGCGCCCCACCCGATATACTGGGCCCGCTGGGGCAAAACTGGGGATTGCCACCTCTGAATCCTGAGCGCTTACAAGCGACAGGCTATCAAGCTTATATTGATTTACTGCGCGCCAATATGAAGCATTGTGGCTCGCTACGTATTGACCATGTGTTAGGGCTACTGCGTTTGTGGTGGATTCCTAAGGGGGAGAACGCGACCAAAGGGGCTTACCTTTATTACCCTGTGGAAGAGATGTTGGCGATATTGGCGTTGGAATCTCATCGCCATCAGTGCAGCGTAATTGGTGAAGATTTAGGGACTGTCCCCGAAGAGATTGTCGATAAGTTGCGCGAAGCTGGTGTTCATTCATACAAAGTCTTTTTCTTCGAAACCTCAAGTGAAGATGGCGGTTACCTATCTCCTGCTCATTACGCTGGTCAATCAATGTCGGCACTTTGTACTCATGATATGCCCACCTTACGTGGCTTCTGGCATTGCGATGACTTGAAGCTGGGTAAAGAGCTAGGTCTGTACCCCGATGAAGAACAGTTGCAAGGTCTATTTGATGCTCGGCTTAAGAGTAAGCAAGGTATTTTGGATTCCGTCGCATGGCACGGATACCTACCCGATGGCGTAGGGCGCGATGCGTCGTTAGTGCCAATGGATAGATACTTAGCAGAAGCGTTGCAGCTTCATGTGGCAGCGGGGGCTTCAACCCTGCTTAGCGTGCAGCTAGAAGATTGGCTTGAAATGGATCAGCCCGTCAATATCCCCGGCACGGTTAACGAGTATCCTAACTGGCGACGCAAGTTGTCGATGGATTTGGAGCAACTGTTTAGTGTCGATGCGGTGAATCAAATTGCCGATAAGCTCTCGCAAGTGCGCAGCAGTGCCAGTTGA
- a CDS encoding acyltransferase: MEAKKITSIELGRLVAIFVVVAMHCQMFLSYFLYQDTPWFGFIFNQSTRFAVPLFFLISGFLIQPKLTATPMTTLKRYCTPLMRVFIVWSVICLLMPFNLQTVLTDGYLAERSGYWGYLMQAPVNTLLEGGLVHLWFIPALMIAALITALLLNAGKGAWLLPIAVVLYVYGVLAGSYVNLTELWSPFFTRNGPFFSTLMFAIGFVIREKNIRTSSAQAIMLALVGMALHFSEAYWLTSFDQPFNGNDFLFGTLLWGTGTFLFLLAKPNLGNTPWVLSLSKSVLAIYVSHLPIIILMMNVAGGLQLNGPLKDAVVFSGTIILTLLLVKGVEKTPLNQWLFR; encoded by the coding sequence ATGGAAGCTAAAAAAATCACCAGCATTGAACTTGGGCGTTTAGTGGCAATTTTCGTTGTTGTCGCGATGCACTGTCAGATGTTCCTCAGTTACTTTCTTTATCAAGATACGCCTTGGTTTGGGTTTATTTTTAATCAATCGACTCGTTTTGCGGTGCCACTCTTTTTCCTAATTTCTGGCTTCTTAATTCAGCCAAAATTAACCGCTACGCCAATGACAACATTAAAACGTTATTGCACCCCATTGATGCGAGTGTTCATTGTTTGGAGCGTCATTTGTCTGTTGATGCCTTTTAACTTACAAACGGTTCTGACCGACGGTTATCTCGCCGAGCGTAGTGGGTACTGGGGCTACCTTATGCAAGCGCCCGTTAACACACTACTCGAAGGTGGTTTAGTGCATCTGTGGTTTATTCCAGCACTGATGATTGCCGCTCTAATCACCGCACTACTACTCAACGCAGGGAAAGGGGCTTGGTTACTTCCTATCGCGGTTGTACTTTATGTTTACGGCGTATTAGCCGGTAGTTATGTCAACCTAACCGAGCTTTGGTCACCCTTCTTTACCCGCAATGGCCCATTTTTCAGTACGCTAATGTTTGCGATTGGCTTTGTCATTCGCGAGAAAAACATCCGAACCTCTTCAGCACAAGCTATCATGTTAGCGCTTGTGGGCATGGCTTTGCATTTTAGCGAAGCTTACTGGCTCACCAGTTTTGACCAACCATTTAATGGCAATGATTTTCTGTTTGGCACCCTCTTATGGGGAACAGGTACCTTTTTGTTTTTACTGGCAAAACCTAATTTAGGTAATACTCCATGGGTACTGAGCTTATCCAAATCTGTACTCGCGATTTATGTATCGCACTTGCCAATCATCATTTTGATGATGAATGTTGCTGGCGGCTTGCAGCTTAATGGTCCACTCAAAGATGCCGTAGTCTTCTCTGGCACCATCATATTGACGCTGCTACTGGTCAAAGGCGTAGAGAAAACACCGCTTAACCAATGGTTATTTCGATAA